The genomic region GGCGTCGGCGACGCAACGCAGCTGCATACCCACATGTGCTACTCCGAGTTCGGCGACATCCTCGACGCGGTCTCGGCAATGGACGCAGATGTGTTGTCGATCGAGACTTCTCGGTCGAAAATGGAGCTGCTGCACGATTTCGCGGCGTTCCGCTACCCCAACGACATCGGCCCCGGTGTCTATGATATTCACTCGCCGCGTGTACCGACCGTGGAGGAGATGGTAGACCTCCTGGAGCGCGCCGCGCAGGTGCTGCCCGCGGCGCAGCTCTGGGTCAATCCCGACTGCGGATTGAAGACGCGTGGCTGGAAAGAGGTCGACGCGGCGCTCGGAAACATGGTGATGGCCGCTAGACGGATGCGCGAGCGCCTCCCGACGAAAGATGTCGCTACCGCACAATCATGATTGTGAGCGCTTGCCGTCGTTCTTCGGCGCGTCGACTGCCGGCCGGGTGGAGCCTGGTCCTCCTGCTCCTCGCCTCACCCGCCGCTGCACAGGATGCAACCCAGGTGGCTCGGCATGCTGAAGCCGCGAAGGAGGCGCAAGCTCGAGGAGACTTCGCAACCGCCATTCAGGAGCTGACCGCGCTGGCCCGTCTGCTACCAGAACGAGCCGACGTCCAGAGCAATCTTGGCCTGGCGTACTTTTTCCACAAACAGCCGAAGGAGGCGCTGGCCGCGTTCGAGAAGGCACTCGACATCGATCCCGATCTGGTGTCCGCCTTGATCTTCTCCGGAATCGCTCATCAAACGCTCTCCAGCCCTCCGCGTGCCACGCCGTTGCTGCAACGCGCTGTCACCCTCGCACCTGTCGATCCGCTGGCGCACACCTGGCTTGCGCACAGCTATGTCGCGCAAGACCGTCCTCGAGAAGCCGTCGACCATTTTCTGATTGCGTCGCGACATGCACCACGCGATGTGGACGTGTGGTATGGGCTGGGACAGGCCTACCTGCAGCTCGGGCGCGAGGCGGTCATGCGGCTTGCCGAGATCGCTCCCGCGGGCGCGCGCATTGCACAATTGTCTGGCGACATCTGGCTGCTGCGCGGCGAGCCACAGAACGCCCTCACGATGTACGAGATCGCATTGAAGCGCAGGCCCGCGTTGGTCGAGCTGACGTCGGTGATCGATGAACTGCGCGAACAGCAGGACACGGCGAGGCCCGGTGATCTGCCGGCGCCCGCCCTCCCCACCACGAAGACGTCGTCAGCCGAAGACGCGCAGTACCTCGCCGCGACGAACTCCCGCGAGCGGGCACAGCGCGCATTCGAGCGGATCTCGACGATCGACCCCGATTCGTACCGCGCCCACCAAGTGATGGCGGAGTCGCTCGAAGCGCAGGAGCGCGTCGATGAGGCCATCGACGAGTACCGCAAGGTGCTGCGCGTAAAGCCGGACCTAGCCAGCGTTCATCTCGCTATCGGCAACCTGCTCATGAGCGAGGGCCGGGCAAAGGAGGCGCTGGACGAATATCGACAGGAGCTCCGTGTTCGTCCAGACGAGTCGGAAGTGCACTACCGCATCGGGCGCAGCTTCCTCGTGCTCGGCATGACTGACGATGCCGAAACGTCGCTCACACGGGCGCTCAAGCTCACCGATCCGCCCGCCGCGGTGCATCGAGAATTGGGCCGGCTCCACCTCACGCGGGGCAAGCCGGCCGACGCCGCTCGAGCGCTCGCGACGTACGTTGGCTCGACGAACGACGATGCCTCAGCGCACTATCTGCTCGTGCGGGCGTATCGTGCGCTTGGCGACACCACGGCGGCCGAGCGTCATCTTGCGATGTACGAGCGGTTGTCGGCGCGCGACGAGCAGGATGCCTCGCTGAAGAACGCGCTCTCCATCTTCAGGCGTCGGTAGGTGGAAGTGATGGCCGTAGCGCAGGCCTTCAGGCCTGCCCATTCCGGCGTTGGCAGGCCTAAAGGCCTGCGCTACGGCCGTTGATTCAGGCGAGTTCTGGGCTTGAGTAAAGGCCTGCGCTACTGTCGATTGTAGAGAGCCCTGATTGAGAGCGTGGCTACGGCTTGCCCACGGTCGGCCCGTCGACGTTTACCATCTGCGGCAGGCGCTCTTCGACCGGCGGCAGCGGCTTGCGCAACTTGTGCGGCCCCTGTTGATACCAATAAGCCACGGTGTAGAAGTTGTCCGAGCGGTGATTCGCATGGCCGTGCTCGATGGTCATCTTGAAGTAGTTCTCGAACGGCACCGGTGAATCGAGATGGAACCGATAGACCATCCATTTGGAGCCTCGATGGTCTCCGCCGTTGACGGGATTGCCGTACTGTTTGTAGGCGAACGTTGGATAGGACGTACCAAAGGGCGAGATCCCGCAGCCGCCGTAGCACCAGGCACCCAGGTAGTAATCCTCTGAGCCGGTGCCGATGATGCTCGGCTTTGCCTTGTCATCGATGAACATCATCTCGTCACCTTCGCCCCACCAGTCGCCCTGGTTCTGCAGAATGCTGTGGGTCACGCCAACATAGTGACCGCGCCCCTCCGTCTCGAGGATGACGTAGTTGTCCTTGCCATCAGGATTGCGGTGATCGTTGATCTTCGGATCGCCGTTGAGCTTCCAGTCGGTCGTCCAGCCCGGGGTGGGCGTGGCTTGTCGATACTCGGCGTAGAAGTACGCCAGGTCGTCCGGGAGGCTCTGGTGCTTCTGCCAGTCGACATTGAAATAGAACGCATCGATCGGCTGGCTGCCCTCGTTCGTGATCGTAATACGCGCTGACTTCCGGAACGGCATGGGAAAGTAGCTGTTCAGCGCCTTCTGCGATCCAACCGACAGCGGCCCAGACTCGTACAAGAAGTACTCGCCCAGCCCCAAGCCGAAGAAGTCGCCGACGGGCGCCTCCACGGCTGGCAGCGGATCGTCGTCCCAGTACATACGCAGCACGATCTTCTTCAGGTGATAGTGCTCCGGCGTGGCGATGGTG from Luteitalea sp. harbors:
- a CDS encoding DUF2961 domain-containing protein → MRHSTLVVSCALGLIFATEAPARAQGEDSDLARLPALKSYTIERLSSYDRTGANDDGQWKNQVKAGETRALGELTGPGIITHIWFTIATPEHYHLKKIVLRMYWDDDPLPAVEAPVGDFFGLGLGEYFLYESGPLSVGSQKALNSYFPMPFRKSARITITNEGSQPIDAFYFNVDWQKHQSLPDDLAYFYAEYRQATPTPGWTTDWKLNGDPKINDHRNPDGKDNYVILETEGRGHYVGVTHSILQNQGDWWGEGDEMMFIDDKAKPSIIGTGSEDYYLGAWCYGGCGISPFGTSYPTFAYKQYGNPVNGGDHRGSKWMVYRFHLDSPVPFENYFKMTIEHGHANHRSDNFYTVAYWYQQGPHKLRKPLPPVEERLPQMVNVDGPTVGKP
- a CDS encoding tetratricopeptide repeat protein, giving the protein MIVSACRRSSARRLPAGWSLVLLLLASPAAAQDATQVARHAEAAKEAQARGDFATAIQELTALARLLPERADVQSNLGLAYFFHKQPKEALAAFEKALDIDPDLVSALIFSGIAHQTLSSPPRATPLLQRAVTLAPVDPLAHTWLAHSYVAQDRPREAVDHFLIASRHAPRDVDVWYGLGQAYLQLGREAVMRLAEIAPAGARIAQLSGDIWLLRGEPQNALTMYEIALKRRPALVELTSVIDELREQQDTARPGDLPAPALPTTKTSSAEDAQYLAATNSRERAQRAFERISTIDPDSYRAHQVMAESLEAQERVDEAIDEYRKVLRVKPDLASVHLAIGNLLMSEGRAKEALDEYRQELRVRPDESEVHYRIGRSFLVLGMTDDAETSLTRALKLTDPPAAVHRELGRLHLTRGKPADAARALATYVGSTNDDASAHYLLVRAYRALGDTTAAERHLAMYERLSARDEQDASLKNALSIFRRR